From the Alteromonas sp. CI.11.F.A3 genome, the window CACCATCAATCTGGAGGGGTACCCAAGCGGTCAACGGGATCAGACTGTAAATCTGACGGCTCAGCCTTCGCAGGTTCGAATCCTGCCCCCTCCACCACTTTTTTATGAGGTGGCCAGAGAATTAGGATTTGCGAGCATCGTATAATGGCTATTACCTCAGCCTTCCAAGCTGATGATGTGGGTTCGATTCCCACTGCTCGCTCCAAATCAGTGCTGATATAGCTCAGTTGGTAGAGCGCACCCTTGGTAAGGGTGAGGTCGGCAGTTCAAATCTGCCTATCAGCACCAGTTTCTCCCCAGCTCATGTTTATAGAATTTCATAAATTTTTAAAGTAACTTTGCTGGGATAATAGAAATGGCAAAAGAAAAGTTTGAACGTACGAAACCCCATGTAAACGTTGGTACTATTGGCCACGTTGACCACGGAAAAACTACTCTAACTGCGGCAATCACTACTGTTCTTTCTAAGACATACGGTGGTTCAGCTCAGGCTTTCGATCAAATCGATAACGCGCCTGAAGAAAAAGCTCGTGGTATTACCATCTCTACATCTCACGTAGAGTATGACACTCCTACTCGTCACTACGCTCACGTAGATTGCCCAGGACACGCTGATTACGTTAAAAACATGATCACCGGTGCTGCTCAAATGGACGGCGCGATCCTAGTAGTAGCTGCGACTGATGGCCCTATGCCTCAGACTCGTGAGCACATCCTACTTGGTCGTCAGGTTGGCGTTCCTTACATCATCGTATTCATGAACAAATGTGACATGGTTGATGATGAAGAGCTTCTAGAGCTAGTAGAAATGGAAGTTCGTGAACTTCTTAGCGAATATGAATTCCCAGGCGATGACCTTCCAGTTATCCAAGGTTCTGCACTTAAAGCCCTTGAAGGCGATGCAGAATGGGAAAAGAAAATCATCGAACTTGGTGAAGCTCTTGATTCATATATCCCAGAGCCAGAGCGTGCTATCGATAAGCCGTTCATTCTTCCAATCGAAGACGTATTCTCAATCTCAGGCCGTGGTACAGTTGTAACTGGTCGTGTAGAGCAAGGTATTGTTAAAGTTGGTGAAGAAGTAGAAATCGTTGGTATCAAAGATACGACTAAGACGACTTGTACTGGTGTTGAAATGTTCCGTAAACTTCTTGACGAAGGTCGCGCTGGTGAGAACGTTGGTGTTCTTCTACGTGGTACTAAGCGTGAAGACGTTGAACGTGGTCAAGTACTAGCTAAGCCTGGTTCAATCAACCCACACACTAAATTCGAAGCTGAAGTATACGTACTAAGCAAAGATGAAGGTGGTCGTCATACTCCATTCTTCAAAGGCTATCGTCCACAGTTCTACTTCCGTACAACTGACGTAACTGGTGCTGTAGAGCTTCCAGAAGGCGTAGAGATGGTAATGCCTGGTGACAACCTTAAGTTCGTAGTAGAACTTATTGCACCAATCGCGATGGACGAAGGTTTACGCTTCGCTATCCGTGAAGGTGGCCGTACTGTAGGTGCTGGTGTTGTAGCTAAGATTCTTTAATCTAAGCAAGCCAAAAGCATTAAAGAAAGGCGCTCATTAGAGCGCCTTTTTTGTGCGCGGAATTTGGCGGCGTAGGGAAGAGCTTTGTGCGCCTCTGAAACCCGGCGTAAACCCATCCATGGGGCCTTCGCTACAGCATCCATGCTGTAGAGAGTTTCCGAGGCGCACAAAGCCCTTCCTTCCATAGCGTACCATCGTACGCAGCCACTAAGCTGAGCGGGAGTTGCCTCCATCAAAAACACGGCGTGAACCCATCCATGGGGTCTCTGCCACAGCATCAATGCTGTGGAAGGTTTCTGATGGGGGCGACTCCCTCTCCTATAAACGCTGACCTGCACGATGAGGTAGTGGCGCGTAAACCCATCCATGGGGCCTTCGCTACAGCATCCATGCTGTAGAGAGTTCCCGAGGCGTACAAAGCCCTTCCTTCTAAAGCGGGCACCGCACGCACCGACCTCACTTAGGTGAGTGTAACTAATAACCCATCATAAACGCGGTCTAATTCCATCCCTTACCATTAGGTCTATTGCCATGTGTTTTCACTAACAAAAGTAAGATTTGCTGTGCTTTACTATAAATTTTATAGGCCCTTACAAGTGCTCTGATTTAACCGCGCCGGTTTAGTAAGGGCGGTGTATTGCATAAAAACAAAGGTATTTGCCATAGTGGAAAGTACATAAATGTTATAGTGTAACAATAGTGTGTGATGATAGATGCAGGCAGTATTTGGTTTAATCAGGTACACGTAAATCAAGTGCGTAAGTATCAGTACAAAAGAGTGATAAAAATGATTAATAGAAGGCAGTTTTTTAAAGGGGCGGGTACCTTGGCATTTGCTGGGTTGGCATCAAGTGCGCTGGGTAAGGCGAATGCGGGTATGTTGACGCCAACAATCAAAGGTTATGGGCCTCTTGTGCCTGATCCTAAGAAACTTCTCGATTTACCTCAGGGTTTTAGTTACCAAGTTATCTCTGAACTGGGTGATGCCATGAGTGATGGATTACATGTGCCAGATCGTGCTGATGGTATGGGGTGCTTTGCGCTAGGTAATAATAAGGTTGCCTTAGTACGTAATCATGAATTACAGGCCGCTCACTTATCTATTCAGCCGGAATCTATTCAATCTCATACTACTGAATTAGCTTACGATAAATTTGAAAACGGTGTTGCGCTACCAGGGGGCACTACCACGCTGGTTTATAATCTTGATACTAAGGTTGTTGAAAAAGAGTTCGTTAGCTTAGTTGGCACTATTCGTAATTGTGCTGGCGGTATTACACCTTGGGGTACGTGGTTAACTTGCGAAGAATCTGTTGATAAACCTAACGGTGTTATTGCTAAAGAGCATGGTTATATCTTTGAAGTGCCCGCAGATGCCGAAGAGTTAGTTGCGGCAAAACCGCTTAAAGAAATGGGGCGGTTTAACCATGAGGCGGCTTGTGTAGACCCAGAAACCGGTATTGTTTATTTAACAGAAGACAGAGGCGATAGTTTGTTTTACCGCTTTATTCCTAATGTTAAAGGGCAACTGGATAGAGGCGGCAAGTTACAGGCGTTGCGTATACAAGATGTGCCTCAGTTCGATTCTCGTAATTGGGATAAGGCGCGTATGAATCTGGGCGAATGGTTAAATGTAGATTGGGTTGATTTACATACGCCAGAAAGCCCTAACGATGATTTGCGCGTGCAAGGTTACCAAGCAGGGGCAACACTGTTTGCTCGTGGTGAAGGGCTGCACTGGGGCAACAGCGAGCTTTATTTTTGCTGTACCAATGGTGGGGCTAAGCAATTAGGTCAGATAATGCGTTATCAGCCACAAAGCTCTCAGCAGCAAGGCGCGGAAGCTGATTCTGTTTCAAACGCTGAAGCTTCAGGTGGCAGATTGCAATTATTCGTTGAAAGTGACGACGCTAGCTTATTTAACTTTGGCGATAATCTAACAGTAAGCCCTAATGGTCATTTGATTGTATGTGAAGATCAGTACACCGAAGTGGTAGATAATCATCTAAGAGGCGTGACGCCAGAGGGCGATATTTATAATGTTGCCAAGCTTCACGCGCAAAGTGAGCTTGCCGGCGCTTGCTTCACGAATGATGGCAGTGTGTTGTTTGTGAATATGTACTCTCCCAGTAAAACCTTGGCGATCACTGGCCCTTGGATGGCACTTTAACTAACACAATGTTCAAGTAAGTTATTATTGGTAATGTGCTTCATGTTTATGTGAAGTACATTGCTTTTCTACTTTTTCCCTTTCTATCCTTTTCTTCCCTGCCATGGTTGTCACTCTAAATTGGGTTCAAAGATACTAACTTCTTGCTATAAAACTAAAATTTACCTGTTGGTTTAACGACCAAGTAAATCGCCACTTCTCCCCAGCTCGGCAAGGCTAAAATACCAATCGAAAAACTCAATCATTTTTCTATTCTTTAGTCACATCTATAAATTCAATTAAGTTAATCAGTTTATGTCGTTTTAATAGTTTTCGCAGAACAGTAATAATCCTCGCATCAAACAAGGAGAGCTGTTGTGAGCACTATTTTAAGAAAACTTGCACCACAAAAATTTGTTAGCAAACCGACCCATCCGGTTTGCAACTATGCAAATAACTATTATGGCGACCAAATTTGTGTCGCTCAGAAAAACCCGACCACTAAAACTCGTATTTCAGGAGCAGCATAAATGAAGCGATCGTTTACCCGTAGTATTATAAGTTGTGTAACCGTAGGCATGTTAAGCATGGGCTTAAGTGCTCAAGCAGATACCCTTACTCGTCAAAATGGCGCACCAGTTGGAGACAACCAGA encodes:
- the tuf gene encoding elongation factor Tu, with the protein product MAKEKFERTKPHVNVGTIGHVDHGKTTLTAAITTVLSKTYGGSAQAFDQIDNAPEEKARGITISTSHVEYDTPTRHYAHVDCPGHADYVKNMITGAAQMDGAILVVAATDGPMPQTREHILLGRQVGVPYIIVFMNKCDMVDDEELLELVEMEVRELLSEYEFPGDDLPVIQGSALKALEGDAEWEKKIIELGEALDSYIPEPERAIDKPFILPIEDVFSISGRGTVVTGRVEQGIVKVGEEVEIVGIKDTTKTTCTGVEMFRKLLDEGRAGENVGVLLRGTKREDVERGQVLAKPGSINPHTKFEAEVYVLSKDEGGRHTPFFKGYRPQFYFRTTDVTGAVELPEGVEMVMPGDNLKFVVELIAPIAMDEGLRFAIREGGRTVGAGVVAKIL
- a CDS encoding alkaline phosphatase PhoX, producing MINRRQFFKGAGTLAFAGLASSALGKANAGMLTPTIKGYGPLVPDPKKLLDLPQGFSYQVISELGDAMSDGLHVPDRADGMGCFALGNNKVALVRNHELQAAHLSIQPESIQSHTTELAYDKFENGVALPGGTTTLVYNLDTKVVEKEFVSLVGTIRNCAGGITPWGTWLTCEESVDKPNGVIAKEHGYIFEVPADAEELVAAKPLKEMGRFNHEAACVDPETGIVYLTEDRGDSLFYRFIPNVKGQLDRGGKLQALRIQDVPQFDSRNWDKARMNLGEWLNVDWVDLHTPESPNDDLRVQGYQAGATLFARGEGLHWGNSELYFCCTNGGAKQLGQIMRYQPQSSQQQGAEADSVSNAEASGGRLQLFVESDDASLFNFGDNLTVSPNGHLIVCEDQYTEVVDNHLRGVTPEGDIYNVAKLHAQSELAGACFTNDGSVLFVNMYSPSKTLAITGPWMAL